The genomic interval GGTGAGGGGGTCGCCGAAGATGGCGGCGGCGAGCAGGGCGGTGAGGGCGACGCCGGTGGCGGCCCAGATGCCGTAGGCGACGCCGATGGGCATGCCGAGGCGCAGGACGGCGGACAGGAGCACGAAGGACAGGCTGTAGCCGGCGACGACGAGGATGTACCAGGCGGGGTGGTCGACGGCGGCGCGCAGGGCGAGGCTGGCGGTGACTTCGGACGTGATGGCGGCGGCCAGGGTGGGCCACTTCATGCGGGGGCTCCTCGGGGGCGTGGTGCTGTTGGTTTCTACCCTGTCGGCCGGTGGTGTTTACGCAAGGGGGCGGATGGTGGAGGTGCGGTGGGTCACGGGGTTCCTGGATTCGCCGTCGGCGGATGTGGAGGGGTTCTGGGTGGCGGTGACGGGCACGGTGTTGTCGCCGCGGCGGGGGGACTTCGCGACGTTGGCGCCGGCGGCCGGGGACGCGTATCTGCGGGTGCAGGTTTTGCGGGGTGCTCCCCCGCGGGCGCATGTGGATCTGCATGTGGACGATGTGGGGGCGGCGGCGGCCGAGGTGGTGGGTCTGGGGGCTTCGGTGGTGTCGGCCGAGGACGGTCTGGTGGTGTTGCGCTCCCCCGCCGGGGTGGTGTTCTGCCTGGTGGGCTGGGCCGGTGAGTCGGTGCGGCCGCAGCCGGTGACGTGGCCGGGCGGGCAGGCCAGTGCGGTTGATCAGCTGTGTGTCGACGTACCGGGGAGTGTTTTTGATCGTGAGGCGGTGTTCTGGTCGGCGGTGACCGGGTGGGAGCGGCGGCCGTCGGATCTGCCGCAGTTCGAGCATCTGGCGCGTGGTGACGGGATGCCGTTGAAGTTGCTGCTGCAGCGGATCGGGGCGGGGCCGGCGGGTGTGCATGTGGACCTGGCGTGCTCGGACGTCGACGCGGAGGTGCG from Paractinoplanes brasiliensis carries:
- a CDS encoding DMT family transporter, encoding MKWPTLAAAITSEVTASLALRAAVDHPAWYILVVAGYSLSFVLLSAVLRLGMPIGVAYGIWAATGVALTALLAAAIFGDPLTWIMGAGFAAIIGGVLMIELGSREQATP
- a CDS encoding VOC family protein, producing the protein MVEVRWVTGFLDSPSADVEGFWVAVTGTVLSPRRGDFATLAPAAGDAYLRVQVLRGAPPRAHVDLHVDDVGAAAAEVVGLGASVVSAEDGLVVLRSPAGVVFCLVGWAGESVRPQPVTWPGGQASAVDQLCVDVPGSVFDREAVFWSAVTGWERRPSDLPQFEHLARGDGMPLKLLLQRIGAGPAGVHVDLACSDVDAEVRRHEELGAVVVRRVPGDWTTLRDPAGREYCVTGRSPWVC